Within Candidatus Methylomirabilota bacterium, the genomic segment CGGACCGCCCCGGCGGAGCCGTGGCGCTCCTCTATTCTAGGTACTTCAGGCGGCGCCCAACTTCAGGCGGCGCCGAGCAGGCGGCGGTGCTCGGGCATCATGCAGCGGTCTTGCACGACGCGAATGCCGGCGCGCGCCAGCGTCTCCGCCGCGCCGTCGTGGCGGATGCCCAGCTGGAACCAGACGACCGAGGGCTTCCACGGCAACCGGACGATCTCGGCCGCGTGACCCGGCAAGAATTGTGGGCGACGGAAGACCTCGACGACGTCCGCGGGCGCGCGCAGGTCGGCGAGCGTGGCGGCGACCGCCTCGCCGAGG encodes:
- a CDS encoding CoA-binding protein, with amino-acid sequence MDWRMNLVDDDAGLARILHEARTIAVLGAKGEPAQPAHYVPAYLKARGYRVLPVNPTRAGERILGEAVAATLADLRAPADVVEVFRRPQFLPGHAAEIVRLPWKPSVVWFQLGIRHDGAAETLARAGIRVVQDRCMMPEHRRLLGAA